A single genomic interval of bacterium harbors:
- a CDS encoding carboxypeptidase-like regulatory domain-containing protein, giving the protein MKKLSIFLLIFSMILTSITPAYSWPWSKNPKPLSPKTATIQGRITDSVTNQAISGTAVQAGSYRATTNASGNYVIRSIKVWFWGRIYRVKAEANGYYSSSRWIYVRRGRTYTLNFGLRPKKPLILVNITSPEDSSYIRGTSLDVSVSWQGRAG; this is encoded by the coding sequence ATGAAAAAACTTTCCATATTTTTGCTAATATTTTCAATGATTCTAACCAGCATAACTCCGGCATATAGCTGGCCGTGGTCCAAAAACCCCAAACCGCTTTCGCCCAAAACGGCAACGATTCAGGGCAGGATAACAGATTCGGTAACAAATCAAGCCATATCTGGGACAGCAGTCCAGGCAGGCAGTTACAGAGCTACAACAAATGCAAGTGGTAATTATGTAATAAGAAGTATTAAGGTATGGTTCTGGGGAAGGATATATAGAGTAAAAGCCGAAGCAAATGGATATTACTCAAGTTCCAGATGGATATATGTAAGAAGAGGAAGAACATACACATTAAACTTCGGATTAAGACCTAAAAAGCCGCTAATATTAGTCAATATAACCTCGCCTGAAGATAGTTCATATATAAGAGGAACAAGTTTAGACGTATCAGTATCATGGCAGGGCAGAGCAGGAAT